AGAATCCGCCGGGGATAATTTGTTGGAATCCATCCGCGAGGCGCGCGATGGAGGCGCCCCCTTTAGCCCCCCGCTCCTCGTCCGTCTCTCAAAAGAATATTGGGAAGCGCGCCGTGATAGCCGCCGCCCGGTTAACGGAACCCCGACCTTGTCCAGGCGTCAAGAGGAGGTCCTCCAATTGGTCGCCGAAGGCTTTGCCAACAAACAAATAGCCGGCTTGCTGCGCGTAAGTGTAAAAACGGTCGAGAAACATCGGCAGAGCATCATGACCAAGCTGAGCATCCACAAGACTGCCATGCTGACCCGTTACGCCGTTTCCAGCGGAATGGTTGAGACCAGCCTCGCGCCCATTTGGCCAGTCGGCTCAGGCCCAGCCCGCCCACAGGTGAGGAGAGAAGCCGAGCCGGTGATAAGCGAATAAATCAAGCACACATCGGAAGAAGAGATATTGTGGCGAACTTCAAAGACAGCCACGGAATCCCGCGCCCGGCAAATTCCATGAGCAGCAGGGGCCTACTGGTCCTCTTGCGAAATGAGCTTTGGAAAAGCCAGGCGGAGGAAAAGCGAAGGGCGGCAGACGCCGGTGGAGAAAGCGACGAGGGGTCTCGCCGATCAATCGATAGCAACCAGCGAACCCGAAAGCGGTCTCGGAGACATCTCAAAAAGGCTCCTTTCAGATGTTTGGCAGGATCGACGCGCTCGAAAAGTAGCCCAGGTTTCAACCTGTTGTATCACCGGCTTCCAGTTGGCCGGTCGTCGGCATGCCGCAGCGCTGCAGATTGGAAATGATTGGACATCGGCGATACAGCAGGGTCAAACCTGCCTTGCACGAGTTCCGCAAATGCCTCCGAGGGGGAAACACCCCACGGTTAATCCCAGAATACCAGCGCGCGCCTTCTCGGTTAAGGTTGTGGGGTGGAAATCAAAGCTCGGAAACGGCCGCCACGGAGGGGCAACCCGCAACGCGCGCGCCAACAGGAGCGGCCGAAGCTCGAAGAGGCCTTGCTGCTGCAGAATCAACTGCTCGCCGCGCGCGACTATGCCGAAGCGGTCATCGAGGCGGTGCCGCCTTTGTTGGTTCTCGACGAAAAACTGCGCGTGCGGACGGCCAACCAGTCGTTCTGCAAAGCTTTCAAAATTTCCCCACGCCAGACCCTCAACCGCCTGGTGTATAAATTGGGCAATGGGCAGTGGAACATTCCCAAGCTGCGCACCTTGCTGGAGGAGGTGCTGCCACGGAAGAAGTTTTTCAAAGAATTCGAAGTGACGCACGAGTTTGAAAGCATCGGCCAGCGCACGATGCTGCTGAGCGGACGCCAGGTGGATCACTTGCAGAGAATTCTGCTGTTCATAGAAGACATTACTGAGCGGCGGCGGGCCCAGGCCGCCATCCAGGTCTCGGAGATTCGCTACCGCCGCCTCTTTGAAGCGGCCCGGGACGGAATTCTGATTCTCGATCCCACCACCCGCAAAATCACGGACGCCAATCCGTTCATGTCGGAATTATTGGGCTACCCTCGCGGCGAATTGCTCGGGAAGGACCTTTGGGAAATCGGCTTGCTGAAAGATGAAAAGGCGAACCAGTCGGCTTTTCGGGAGTTGCAAAAGAAACATTTCATTCGCTACGAGGACCTGCCGCTCCAAAACAAAACGGGTCAGCGCCGCGAGGTCGAGTTTGTCAGCAATCTCTACGATGAAGGCGGGCGGAAAGTCATCCAGTGCAACATCCGCGACATCACCCAGCGCAAACAGGCCGAGGAATCGCTGCGGAAAAGTGAGAAGCGGTTTTACGCCATTTTCAGCCAGGCCACCGCCGGGATAGCGCAAACGGATATGAATGGACGCTTCACACTCGTCAATAAATGTTACAGCGACATTGCCGGGCGCACGGCCAAGGAATTGCTCGGCTTGCGAATGCAGGACCTCGTCCACCCGGACGACCAGGCCCGCAACACAGCCCTTCTGAAAAAGCTAAGAAAGGAAGGCGGGGGATTCTCCATCGAAAAGCGCTGCCTGCGACCCAACGGAGACATCGTTTGGGTGCGCAGCAGCGTTTCCTGCATCAATCACGCTCCCGCTGGCGAGCAATACTTTCTCGCAGTGACACTGGATATTACCGAGAACAAGCGGGCGGAGCGGGCGCTCTTGGATGCGAAAGACGAGATTGGGCGCCGCGCCCTCGATCTGGAGGAAGTGGTCGCGGAACGCACCAGTGAGCTTCGCAAAACCATTGGCGAACTGGAAGGATTCTCCTACAGCGTCTCGCACGACATGCGGGCGCCGTTGCGGGCCATGCAAAGCTTCGCTCAATTCCTGGTGGATGAATACGGCAGCAAGCTCGATGAACAAGGGGTCGATTATCTGCACCGGATCATGCGCTCAGCCGTGCGGCTCGATCGGCTTATCCAGGATGTTTTGAGTTACACCAAGGTTCTCCACTCCAACCTCCCGCTGGAGCGGGTGAATCTGGACCGCCTGGTGCGCGACATGGTTGAAACCTTCCCGAACGGACAGCGTATCAAACCGGAGATTCGCATCCAAGGCACGCTGCCCCAGGTGATGGGCAACGAGGCGCTGCTGGCCCAGTGCGTCTCCAACTTGCTGAGCAATGGCACAAAATTTGTTGCGCCCGGAACCACGCCACGTCTCGAGGTCTCGGCCGAAAAGGTGGAAGACGCCTCCATACGGGTATGGTTCAAGGACAATGGGATCGGCATTGCCCCCGAAAATCACGAGCGCATTTTTCGCTTGTTCGAGCGGATTCAGCCGGCGACCGAGTACGAGGGAACCGGCATTGGGCTGTCCATCGTGCGAAAGGCGAGCGAACGCATGGGCGCGGAGATCGGTTTCGAATCGGAACTGGGCAAGGGCGCCCGCTTCTGGATTCAACTACAGAAGGCATAAAACCGTGAAAACAGTTCTCCAGGTCGATGACGATCCCAACGATGTCTTCCTTCTGCGGCACGCGATGACGAAAGTCGGCGTTGCTAATCCCATCCAGGTCGCGAGTGACGGACAGCAGGCCATTAACTATTTGCAAGGCTCCGGCAGATTCGCTGACCGCGAAGAATTCCCGTTTCCGTGCCTGGTGCTGATGGATTTGAAATTGCCTTACGTGATGGGGCTGGATGTCCTGCGATGGATTCGCCAGCAACCCGGGATGGCCTTGACGGTCCTCATGCTGACCGCCTCTGGTTCAGAGGCAGACATTGTGGAAGCCTATCGCCTGGGCGCCAGTGGGTTTCTGACCAAGCCGTCCGAAGCGAGCAAGCTTGAGGAGATGGTCAAAGCCATCAAGGATTTCTGGCTGACACACAACACGCTGCCGCAGGAGCCTGCGCTGGAAGCTCCCTTGGAACGAGTCGTGTGGCTCGCCCATCCATCCCTCACCGGTTTTGCGCCGAAGCATCGGTCACACGTTAATGGGGTGCGCCGACCAAAGCGGTCCCGCTATCTCAAAGGAAGCCTATGAAAAAAATCACTGTCTTGCTCTCGGACGATCACGCCGTTTTCCGCGAAGGGCTGCGGTCTCTGCTGAAAGCAACCGACGACATCGATGTCATCGGGGAGGCCGAGAATGGCTACCGGGCAGTGGGCGAGGCCAGAAGACTTCAGCCGGATGTGGTCCTGATGGACCTCGCGATGCCGCTGTTAAACGGGATGGAAGCCGCCCGGCGGATTGCCCGGAAAGTTCCTGCCGCCAAGGTGCTTATTCTCTCCACCTACAGCGACGACCAGCACGTGCAACAAGCCGTCGAGGCGGGGGCTGCGGGTTATTTAACTAAAGAATCCGCTTCCGAGAGTCTGCTGAAGGCGATCCGCGAGGCATTCAAGGGAAACGCCGTCTTCAGTCCGCCCATAGCCAGCCGCTTATTGAAACAGTGGCAACACCGCAATCTCAAATCCAGTTCACCGGCCCGCCCGGCTTTGACCAACCGCCAAATGGACGTCTTGCAATTGATAGCCGAGGGCCTGTCTGGCAAGGAAATTGGCCGCCTGCTCTCTGTGAGCCTTAAAACCGTAGAGAAGCACCGGCAGTCTCTCATGGATAAGCTGGATATTCATGAAATCGCCACTTTAACCCGCTATGCG
The window above is part of the Verrucomicrobiia bacterium genome. Proteins encoded here:
- a CDS encoding response regulator, whose protein sequence is MKTVLQVDDDPNDVFLLRHAMTKVGVANPIQVASDGQQAINYLQGSGRFADREEFPFPCLVLMDLKLPYVMGLDVLRWIRQQPGMALTVLMLTASGSEADIVEAYRLGASGFLTKPSEASKLEEMVKAIKDFWLTHNTLPQEPALEAPLERVVWLAHPSLTGFAPKHRSHVNGVRRPKRSRYLKGSL
- a CDS encoding response regulator transcription factor translates to MKPIKVLLVDDHAIVRAGLRALLEAAGDMEVAGEAENGQQAVSEAERLWPDVVLLDLAMPLLNGVGAARKIARRVPTAKVLILSSYSDAQHLREAIEAGVAGYLMKESAGDNLLESIREARDGGAPFSPPLLVRLSKEYWEARRDSRRPVNGTPTLSRRQEEVLQLVAEGFANKQIAGLLRVSVKTVEKHRQSIMTKLSIHKTAMLTRYAVSSGMVETSLAPIWPVGSGPARPQVRREAEPVISE
- a CDS encoding response regulator transcription factor → MKKITVLLSDDHAVFREGLRSLLKATDDIDVIGEAENGYRAVGEARRLQPDVVLMDLAMPLLNGMEAARRIARKVPAAKVLILSTYSDDQHVQQAVEAGAAGYLTKESASESLLKAIREAFKGNAVFSPPIASRLLKQWQHRNLKSSSPARPALTNRQMDVLQLIAEGLSGKEIGRLLSVSLKTVEKHRQSLMDKLDIHEIATLTRYAVSKGVVESNFAPINRPGASARSHLRAPPGGPHPGARKQS
- a CDS encoding PAS domain S-box protein, translating into MEIKARKRPPRRGNPQRARQQERPKLEEALLLQNQLLAARDYAEAVIEAVPPLLVLDEKLRVRTANQSFCKAFKISPRQTLNRLVYKLGNGQWNIPKLRTLLEEVLPRKKFFKEFEVTHEFESIGQRTMLLSGRQVDHLQRILLFIEDITERRRAQAAIQVSEIRYRRLFEAARDGILILDPTTRKITDANPFMSELLGYPRGELLGKDLWEIGLLKDEKANQSAFRELQKKHFIRYEDLPLQNKTGQRREVEFVSNLYDEGGRKVIQCNIRDITQRKQAEESLRKSEKRFYAIFSQATAGIAQTDMNGRFTLVNKCYSDIAGRTAKELLGLRMQDLVHPDDQARNTALLKKLRKEGGGFSIEKRCLRPNGDIVWVRSSVSCINHAPAGEQYFLAVTLDITENKRAERALLDAKDEIGRRALDLEEVVAERTSELRKTIGELEGFSYSVSHDMRAPLRAMQSFAQFLVDEYGSKLDEQGVDYLHRIMRSAVRLDRLIQDVLSYTKVLHSNLPLERVNLDRLVRDMVETFPNGQRIKPEIRIQGTLPQVMGNEALLAQCVSNLLSNGTKFVAPGTTPRLEVSAEKVEDASIRVWFKDNGIGIAPENHERIFRLFERIQPATEYEGTGIGLSIVRKASERMGAEIGFESELGKGARFWIQLQKA